A genomic stretch from Larus michahellis chromosome 7, bLarMic1.1, whole genome shotgun sequence includes:
- the SPATA22 gene encoding spermatogenesis-associated protein 22, whose protein sequence is MKRSLADTSTRSTAGCLPVPLFNQKKRNRQPLTSNPLENDPGTSSGTRNYNFSPTSFGWGTANPELAELQKAANNGRTEHQVAPSLMKPSNASKSNLANAGKNLYACRAEEKAPSTKDWNRNEYRPLSNTTDLRPHSGIIQKFQSLSNSLKTVQQQKHSDNCSSSQHVKTTETSQTYTSKGQWPVKPNTVSRSLQDHSLAYKFNHNIQQNKMNEKQSNCVPEDKSQEFSSSQLKMKEKKNSLRILSAVIESMRHWSQYADKTPLLFEVLGTLDSAVTPGPYGAKNFLLRDGKEILPCVFYEIDRELPRLIRGRVHRCMGNYEAKRNIFKCVSVRPATVQEQNTFQDFVKIADIEMTTYVKKMNET, encoded by the exons ATGAAACGGAGCTTGGCTGACACATCAACTCGCAGCACAGCAG GTTGTCTGCCTGTACCTCTGttcaatcagaaaaaaagaaatagacagCCCCTCACATCAAATCCACTGGAAAATGATCCGGGTACCAGTTCAGGGACTCGTAATTACAACTTTTCTCCCACATCATTCG GCTGGGGAACTGCAAACCCAGAATTGGCTGAActacagaaagcagcaaacaATGG CCGAACAGAACATCAGGTGGCTCCTTCCCTTATGAAACCATCAAATGCATCAAAGTCTAATTTAGCAAATGCTGGAAAAAACTTGTATGCCTGCAG ggcagaagagaaggctcctagTACTAAGGATTGGAACAGAAATGAGTATAGACCTTTAAGTAACACAACAGATTTAAGACCTCATAGTGGAATTATTCAAAAGTTTCAGAGCCTTTCAAATAGTCTGAAAACTGTTCAGCAACAAAAACACTCTGATAACTGTAGTTCATCTCAGCATGTCAAAACAACAGAAACCAGCCAAACATACACATCTAAAGGACAATGGCCAGTGAAACCTAACACTGTTTCAAGAAGTCTACAGGATCATAGTCTGGCATATAAATTTAACCACAatattcagcaaaataaaatgaatgaaaaacaaTCTAATTGTGTTCCAGAAGACAAAAGTCAG GAATTTTCATCatctcaattaaaaatgaaagaaaaaaagaattctttgcGGATCTTATCTGCAGTCATTGAAAGCATGAGGCACTGGAGTCAATATGCTGATAAAACTCCACTATTATTTGAAGTTTTAG GCACACTTGATTCTGCAGTCACACCTGGACCATATGGGGCAAAGAATTTTCTTCTGAGGGATGGAAAGGAGATTCTGCCTTGTGTATTTTACGAAATT GACCGGGAGCTTCCAAGGCTAATTAGAGGTCGAGTGCACAGGTGCATGGGAAACTATGAGgcaaaaaggaacattttcaagTGCGTCTCTGTAAGACCAGCAACTGTTCAAGAACAAAACACTTTCCAAGATTTTGTTAAAATTGCAGATATTGAGATGACAACGtatgtaaaaaaaatgaatgaaacttAA